The following is a genomic window from Synechococcus sp. JA-2-3B'a(2-13).
CTCCCAGTCTTTATGAAGCCGCTACGCACGTTTAAGGTCACTCCCTACCTGCCTACTCCGCTGGAAAGTCTGCGCTTGTTGGCTTACAACCTGCATTTTAGTTGGAACGTAGAAACCCGCAGCCTATTCCGGCGCATGGATCCGGATCTGTGGGATGCCTGCAGCCACAACCCGGTGGCTCTTCTGGGCCGGATTCGGCAGGAACGGCTGGATGAGTTGGCGGAGGATCCCGGCTTTTTGGCCCAGTTGGAACGGGCCAGCCAACAACTGCAGAGCTACCTGCAGGAAGACACTTGGTACCGCAAGTATCGTTCGGCCCAAGCGGTGGAAGGGGAGTGCTACGCTTATTTTTCGGCCGAGTTTGGTTTGGCCGATTGTCTGCCCCTCTACTCAGGCGGCTTGGGGGTTTTGGCCGGGGATCACCTCAAGGCGGCCAGCGACCTGGGCTTGCCCCTGGTGGGTGTGGGCTTGCTCTACCAAAAGGGGTATTTCCGCCAGTACCTCAACCCCGACGGCTGGCAGCAGGAACGCTACCCAGTTAACGATTTCTTTAACATGCCCCTGGAGCTGCAGAGAGATGCGGAGGGCCGCGAAATTCGCATTGAGGTGGATTATCCCAACCGCAAGGTGTTCGCCCGCATTTGGAAGGTGACGGTGGGGAGGGTGCCCCTCTATCTTCTGGACACCAACATCGAGCCCAACAGCCAGTACGACCAAGACATCACCGATGAGCTGTACGGTGGCGACCAAGATCTGCGCATCCACCAGGAGATCATGCTGGGGATCGGCGGCGTGCGGGCTTTGCGCGCCCTTGGCATCCATCCCACCGTCTACCACATGAACGAAGGGCACTCCGCCTTTTTGGCAGTAGAGCGGATTCGCCTGTTGATGGTGGAGCAGGGGCTGAGCTTTGAAGAGGCCTGGCAGGTGGCCAAGTCCAGCCAGATGTTTACCACCCACACGCCGGTGCCCGCCGGGATTGACTTGTTCCCGCCCGACAAGATCGATTACTACCTCGGCTTCTACTACAGCCAGATGGGCCTGAGCCGGGAGCGCTTTTTGGCTTTGGGACGGGAAAATACCGGCGACTTCCAATCTCCCTTCAGCATGGCAGTGCTGGCCATCAACATGGCCTCTTTTGTGAACGGTGTGAGCAAGCTGCATGGGGCGGTTTCCCGCAAGATGTTCAGCCGGCTGTGGCCTGGGATCCCGCTGGAAGAAGTGCCGATTACTTCCATCACCAACGGGGTACATGTCCGCACCTGGGTGGGGGAGGAGAACCAAGCCCTCTACGACCGCTACCTGGGGCCGGATTGGGCAGAGGCTCCTCCTTCGGATCCCCTCTGGCAAAAGGTGGATCGGATTCCGGATGGGGAATTGTGGCGGGCCCACGAGCGCAGCCGCTCCCGCCTGATTAACTTTACCCGCGAGCGCTTGATGGAACAGCTCCAGAAACGGGCTGCCTCAGCGGCTGAGATCCAACGGGCCTCTGAGGCCCTCAACCCGGAGGTGCTTACCATTGGGTTTGCCCGCCGCTTTGCCACCTACAAGCGGGCCACCCTTTTGTTCCACAACCTGGAACGGCTCAAGGCTTTGCTCAACCATCCTCAGTACCCGATGCAGTTTATCTTTGCCGGCAAGGCCCACCCCCGCGACATACCCGGCAAAGAGCTGATCCGCCAGATCGTGCAGGTGTCGCGGCAGCCGGAGTTTCGCCAGCGCTTGGTTTTCATTGAGGACTACGACATGTATGTCACCAGCTTGATGGTGGCCGGGGTGGATGTGTGGCTGAACAACCCCTTGCGCCCCCGGGAGGCCAGCGGCACCAGTGGCATGAAGGCGGCAGCCAACGGTGGACAGAACCTCAGTATTTTGGACGGCTGGTGGGACGAGGCTGACTATTACCAGACCGGCTGGCCCATTGGCCGCGGTGAGGAGTATGAGGATCGCGCCTATCAAGATGAGGTGGAGTCGAATGCCCTCTACGACCTGCTGGAACAAGAGGTTGCCCCTCTCTTCTACCAGCGCGGCAGCGATGGCCTACCCCATCAGTGGATCCAGCGCATGAAGCAGGCGATTCGCCTCAATTGCCCCCAGTTCAGCACGCAGCGCATGGTGTTGGAGTACGTCCAGCGAGCCTACATTCCTCTCAGCAACTACTTCGACCGCATGCGCCGTGACCACTTCGAGTCGGCCCGCCAGTTCGTTCGTTGGCAAAACCACCTGCAGGAGCATTGGTACAACATCCAGGTTCTCAACGTCCAGATCGAAACCCCGAAGAAAGCTGCCGCTGCCGGCCTTGCCTTGGCACAGGATGACCAAGTGGTGATGGCCAGGGATCCCCTCACCGTGACGGTGGAAGTGCGGCTGGGATCCCTGCAACCTCAGGATGTGATTGTGCAAGCTTATCAGGGGCCGGTCAAGGATGATGGCCAGATTCAGAAAGGACAGGCAATCTCCCTGCGCTATGTGGAGACGCTGGAGGATCGGGCCATCTTTTCCGGCCAGATTTGCTATGAGGCCAGCGGCTTGCAAGGGTTAGCCATCCGCTTGCTGCCCTTTCACCCCGATATGCACGATCCCTATGAGCTGCGGTTGATGCTCTGGGCGTGACATACTCCCATCACTGACCCTACGGGTACAGTGTGGGCTTCTCGCTTCATCGGGGAGCCTACGCAAGAACCCTCTGCGAGCAGACACGGGATGTCCCACCGCCTAGCTGCACCAGATTCCGGCAAAGCCGTTTTGTGCAACTACTCTCATCATACACCATGTGGGGGTCTCTGTATCCCGACACTGACGCTACGGGTACAGTGCGGGGCTTAGCTACCCCCACACCCCCACAAGCTAAAGGGTTGGGAGGAGCACGGGGATCCCCTTTCTACTCTTGATCCAAGTGAGCTACGGGAGCTTTTTGGGCTTGAGCTGTTCGGCGTTTTTCGCTGCCAAATCGGGCAGAATCAGAGAGAAGCTCGCGAGCAGATTAAAAAAACAGGATACGCTCGTAACAGCGGTGCAGAGCAGTATGTTCAGAGCCCACGACTCTGCCGGTTTGCGCCTTTTGATTGCGGTTGCCCTGTTGCTGGGGAGCATGGCCAGCTGGCGGCAGGATCGTCTTTTGGCAGTGATGGGCCTGGTGGGTGCAGCCGCCATCTCTGCCTTTACCCGTCCGGCCATCTTGGCCTACAACCGTGGTCGAGAACGGTGGCTGAACCGGGATTTGCTGGGGGCTATTGAACAGCTCAGCTTGGCTCTGCAACGGGATCCCTGCCTGGCCAACGCCTACATTTTGCGGGGAGAAGCCTACTTTGCCCTCGGCCAAGTTCCCCAGGCCCTGGAGGATTTCGGCCAGGCGATCCGGTTGGCCCCGCGGCGACCAGAACCCTATTTTTATCGCGGGCTGATTCGTCAATCTCAGGGGGATCTCCAGGGAGCAACGGCGGAGTTTGCTGAGCTGGTGCGCCTACACCCCAATGTCCCCCACCACCTCAGCTTGGCCAACCTGCTCATGCAACAGGGATCCCTGCCTTTGGCCCTAGCTCATCTGGATGAAGCCATTCGCTTGGATCCCACCTCAGCGCTTGCCCATTCCCAGCGGGCCCGTTTGCACAGCTACCTGGGCGAATGGGAGGCGGCTTTGTCCGATTGGTCGCAGGCTATTGACTGGGATCCCAGCCCAGCCCACTACTACCAGCGGGGGGTGACCTACGCCTGTGGTGATTACTTTGACGAGGCCATTGCCGACCTCAGCCGCAGCCTAGAAATAGAACCCCAACAGCCCAACGTTCTCTACATCAGGGGCAACCTTCTCTATGCGCTGGGGGAGATCAAAGCTGCTTTGGACGACTACGAGCGGGCCTTTCGCCTGGAAGCGGACATGAACCGCATCGACCTCTCCGACGAGTATGGGTTGTACGGACGAGGGCTGGCCTACTGGAATATGGGGGATAAAGCGACAGCTTTTTCGGATTTGCAGGCAGCTTTGCAGGTCAGCCGCCAACATCACAACCTGGCTCTGGAGCAGCGGGTGCGCCGGTCTCTGCTGCAACTGAGCAATCCCGACTGGGATCCTGCGCAATCTGCCTAGCGGGATTTGATTGATTGATTTGCAGGTGCCTCCCCTGACGCTGCGACTCCACGACGCTGCCGCTGAGGCCCAGATCCCGAAACGCCTGCAGCCACTGAAACGGTTTTCTGTTCCTGAGGCAGCGGGGGGTTGAGACCGAAGCAGTAGCCGACATTGCGCACTGTGTGGATCAAGCTGGGCTGGCGCGGATCCCGTTCCAGCTTTTTGCGCAACGAGAGGATATGGGTATCGACGGTGCGAGGGTTATCGGTGGAATCCGGCCATGCTCGCTCTAGTAGCTCTAGACGAGAGACGGGATCCCCGTCCGCCTGCACCAGCACCATCAGCAGGCTAAACTCCTGGGGCGTGAGGTCGATCTCTTCCCCAGCCAAGGCGACGCGCCGTTGCACCAGGTCAATTTTGAGATCCCCATACTGCAGAAAGGTGGGAGGAATATGACGCTGTCGCCGCCGAGCCAAGGCTAGAAGGTGGGCATCCAGCAGTTGCATACTGAAGGGCTTGGTGAGGTAATCGTCCGCTCCTGCCTCCAGGCCGGCGATGATATCCGCCTCGGATCCCCGGTGGGAGAGTAGCAGAATTAACAGATCACATTGGCGATGGGCCCACCGGCACAATTGCAGCCCGCCGCGGTTGGACAGCTCCGCATCCAAAATCAGCAGGTGAATGGGCTGGTGTTGCAGCAGGGTCTTTGCCTGGCGAAGGGTCTCTGCTGCCCAAACTTGGTGTCCGGCCTGTTGCAAATGCCAACACAGCAAGCTGCACAGATGAGGGTTGCCTTCTGCCAGCAAGATGTGCAAGGGTTGCATGGCTGTCCGGTTGGGATCCCGCCCACATCATAGTGCTCCGCACCGCTGACGCGACAGTGCTATGCCTCCGGCACCCTACCGGGAACCGCACTGCTGTCCCAGTAGATAGCGAGTCACCTTGGACTCCGTCCCGCTAGCGCGAACGGGCAATGCTGTTCGCTTTTGGCAGCGCGCGGCGTTATAGACTGACAATCTCTACCAAGACCAAGGTGCTCCGCACTGCTGACATGATGGCCGATTCTCTACCCCCCATTTCCGAGCGCAAACAGGATCACCTGGACATTGTTCTGCAGCAGGATGTGGCTGCCAAAGGGATCCGCACCGGCTTTGAGCGGTTTTTCTTTGAGCATGTGGCGCTGCCGGAGCTGCTGTTGCCGGAGATCGACCTAAGCTGCGAATTCTTGGGAAAACGCCTACAGGCACCCCTGCTCATCAGCAGCATGACGGGGGGAACAGAGGCTGCCCATGAGCTAAACCGACAACTGGCCGCCGCTGCCCAACAGTTGGGCATTGCCATGGGGGTGGGATCCCAGCGGGCAGCTTTGGAACATCCAGAGCTGGCCCGGACTTACCAGGTGCGCCAAGTGGCCCCGAATATTTTGCTGCTGGCCAACCTGGGTGCCGTTCAGCTCAACTACGGCTATGGGTTGGAGCAGGCGCGACGGGCGGTG
Proteins encoded in this region:
- the glgP gene encoding alpha-glucan family phosphorylase → MKPLRTFKVTPYLPTPLESLRLLAYNLHFSWNVETRSLFRRMDPDLWDACSHNPVALLGRIRQERLDELAEDPGFLAQLERASQQLQSYLQEDTWYRKYRSAQAVEGECYAYFSAEFGLADCLPLYSGGLGVLAGDHLKAASDLGLPLVGVGLLYQKGYFRQYLNPDGWQQERYPVNDFFNMPLELQRDAEGREIRIEVDYPNRKVFARIWKVTVGRVPLYLLDTNIEPNSQYDQDITDELYGGDQDLRIHQEIMLGIGGVRALRALGIHPTVYHMNEGHSAFLAVERIRLLMVEQGLSFEEAWQVAKSSQMFTTHTPVPAGIDLFPPDKIDYYLGFYYSQMGLSRERFLALGRENTGDFQSPFSMAVLAINMASFVNGVSKLHGAVSRKMFSRLWPGIPLEEVPITSITNGVHVRTWVGEENQALYDRYLGPDWAEAPPSDPLWQKVDRIPDGELWRAHERSRSRLINFTRERLMEQLQKRAASAAEIQRASEALNPEVLTIGFARRFATYKRATLLFHNLERLKALLNHPQYPMQFIFAGKAHPRDIPGKELIRQIVQVSRQPEFRQRLVFIEDYDMYVTSLMVAGVDVWLNNPLRPREASGTSGMKAAANGGQNLSILDGWWDEADYYQTGWPIGRGEEYEDRAYQDEVESNALYDLLEQEVAPLFYQRGSDGLPHQWIQRMKQAIRLNCPQFSTQRMVLEYVQRAYIPLSNYFDRMRRDHFESARQFVRWQNHLQEHWYNIQVLNVQIETPKKAAAAGLALAQDDQVVMARDPLTVTVEVRLGSLQPQDVIVQAYQGPVKDDGQIQKGQAISLRYVETLEDRAIFSGQICYEASGLQGLAIRLLPFHPDMHDPYELRLMLWA
- a CDS encoding tetratricopeptide repeat protein, with the protein product MFRAHDSAGLRLLIAVALLLGSMASWRQDRLLAVMGLVGAAAISAFTRPAILAYNRGRERWLNRDLLGAIEQLSLALQRDPCLANAYILRGEAYFALGQVPQALEDFGQAIRLAPRRPEPYFYRGLIRQSQGDLQGATAEFAELVRLHPNVPHHLSLANLLMQQGSLPLALAHLDEAIRLDPTSALAHSQRARLHSYLGEWEAALSDWSQAIDWDPSPAHYYQRGVTYACGDYFDEAIADLSRSLEIEPQQPNVLYIRGNLLYALGEIKAALDDYERAFRLEADMNRIDLSDEYGLYGRGLAYWNMGDKATAFSDLQAALQVSRQHHNLALEQRVRRSLLQLSNPDWDPAQSA
- a CDS encoding response regulator transcription factor, with protein sequence MQPLHILLAEGNPHLCSLLCWHLQQAGHQVWAAETLRQAKTLLQHQPIHLLILDAELSNRGGLQLCRWAHRQCDLLILLLSHRGSEADIIAGLEAGADDYLTKPFSMQLLDAHLLALARRRQRHIPPTFLQYGDLKIDLVQRRVALAGEEIDLTPQEFSLLMVLVQADGDPVSRLELLERAWPDSTDNPRTVDTHILSLRKKLERDPRQPSLIHTVRNVGYCFGLNPPLPQEQKTVSVAAGVSGSGPQRQRRGVAASGEAPANQSIKSR